The DNA segment CTGGCTGAATATAAGTAATAGAACCCGTTTTAGATACTCCTAAAACCCTGCCGGCAACTCTTTTCTTATAACCTGATTTTACTGCTAAAACTCTTTGGTCATCTACGATGCTTTCTCGAATATCATCCAGGAAATCAGTGTTGGTAAGCGAGGTTAGCGCTCTGTTGAAGTTTTCTTGAATTGCTTTTCGAGCATGAGAAATATCTGCCCGTAAATTTTTTAGAATGGGTGATGAATCACTTTTTACTTCACCAAACCGATTAAAAACCTTATCAATTTTATCAATGATCTCCTTTCGGTATTCTAGATCTTTAACATCGATATTGAGGTGAAAAAACAAATCGTCATACGCAGGAAAGAATTTTTGCAACCTCGCAATTTGTTCTGTAAGACTTTTGATTTTGAGAAAAGATGCATTGTCTAATCGAAAATTTTCGATGAGCATTAGCTGTAGTTCCTCTTCAATATCTTCATATTCGTTAAAGGGAATGGCATTGTCACTTTCGAAACTGGAAAGATACTCTGCACCTTTTTTTAAGGAAAGCTCCGCATCTTCAATTGCAAACGGGCGAAGGTTTTTTATTTTTAATGCTGTTTTCTTAGAAAATGCATAAGGTGCAATCTCCGCTAACAGTTCCGGAAATTCTAGTTCGTCTAAATCGTCTTTTTGTATATCCACCTTGCAAATTTAATGAGATAATCTGATAATTGTATGATGTGATTTATTTACAATCATTCGATTTATCAAATGTCTATCTTTGGGTCATGAAATTTTTTACGAAACGCCTGGTTTTAAGAATGATTACGGAACATGATGCAGCTGAAATTTTCAAGATAAGAAGTGATCAGGAGATTAATCGGTTTCTTCACCGAATTCCTCCGAAAGATTCTTTTGATGGCCTCGAATTTATATTAAATATTAAGAAGAAATCAGCGAATAATGAAATAGTGTTTCTTGGAATTACTTATCAAAATGATCCTCAGTTATTGGGAACGATATGTTTGTGGAAATTTTCCAATACCAGAGACCGCGCCGAGTTAGGGTATGAATTACTGCCTGCTAACCACGGAAATGGAATTATGTCCGAAGCTGCAAATTTTTTTTTAAATTATGGATTCAATGAATTAAATTTAAAAACGATCGATGCATTTTCCAATAAAGATAATTTTAATTCCATTAAATTACTTCAGAAGCTAAAATTTATTTTGAATGAAAATCGGCATGATGAGAAATTTCCAGAAAATCTTATTTTTGAACTCAATAATCATGATATTTCAACATTAACTTAATTATACTACTACCAAATGACTTGGACTGAAATTCTGGAACCCATAAAAAATACCGACTATTTTCTGAATCTTTGGCAAAAAGTGGAATTGGAATATTCGACTGAAAAATGTTTTCCACCTAAAGATCAAATATTTAGAGCTTTGGAATTAACTGATTTTGACAATGTTAATGTAGTTTTTATTGGTCAGGATCCTTATCACAATGATGGCCAGGCGAACGGCTTATGCTTTTCGGTCTCTGAAAATGTCACGGCGCCACCTTCGCTTAAAAATATTTTTAAGGAACTTTACGATGATCTGGGAATACACAGAACTAAAAAAGAGCTTGATGATTGGGCAAATCAGGGAATTTTACTTTTAAATGCCACCTTAACGGTTCGCGCACATTTGCCTAATTCTCATAAAGATCTGGGTTGGAGTAAATTCACCGATTTTATTATTCGAGAGATCTCAGAGAAGAGAGAAAATGTAATCTTTGTATTGTGGGGCGCTTTCGCACAAAAAAAAGAGGAACTGATTGATTCCTCTAAACATTTTATCGTAAAATCTGCACATCCATCACCATTTTCTGTATATCGTGGTTTCTATGGCAGTAAACCTTTCTCTCAAATTAATGATTATTTAAAAAAGAATAATCAAAAACCTATTTCATGGTAGGTCCGTTATTTTTAGTTGGAGCATTTTCTTTTTCAAATTGAAGTGCTACTTTATAACTTCCTTTTAGTGCATTGAATCCTTTTGCTGATGTGGTTTCGGGAGTCAGTTCTATTAAAGATATCTTGTACCCATTAAAGCTTTGTGACTGGAAAAAACCTCTGCTTTCACTTCTTGTAGTACTGATTTGTAAAGTCGTAGGTCTGGTATAAGTTCCCATTACTTCAATTTCTGCAATGGCATTTCCGATCCACACGCAGTTCACATCTTTTGGACATCGGCTGTCTTCTAAAACTCTTTTAAAGGTGACATTCATTTCATATTCTTTAAGGAACTTATTTTCTCCTTCTTTCAGATAGATGATTCTTTCTTGAGGTGATTCGTCGGATTCTTTCACTTGTGTTTTTGGATTGGTTTCTTCTTTGTTAGGAGAAGAATTTATTGGGCTGTCTTTGCTGTCTTGAAGTACAATGTTAGAATCAAGAGAAGACTGTTTTTTGGCTTTTATCTCTTTCTGCGTTTGACAGGTGGTCAAAGTTAATAGGGAAAAAGAAGCGATGAATAATTTGTAGATCATTTGTTTAGTGTTTTATAATATCAATTATCACTACCAAAAACATTGCCACTCCTACAATGAAATTAAATCCAGTGCCATATAGAAAACCAATCATGGCTCCTTTGGTTGAATTCCAGGCTTTTTTCTTATCGGTCGCATCATGTAAAAGCTCGCCGATGAAAACGCCTAAAAACATTCCGATCAAAAATCCAAAAGGAAGTGGAATAAAAAACATTCCCGCCAAAGTTCCTACAATAGATCCAATACTGCCCCAACGGGTGCCTCCGTATTTGCGATTTGTTCTTGCTGGGATTACGTAATTTAAAATAGCAGATAAAATGGTTAAAACTACAAATATCCAGATGTAAACCATTGAAATGGGAGCGTCAGTACCGAATTTATAGATTAACAGGCCTGCTAAACTCAATAAAAGCCCAGGTAGAACGGGTAAAAAAGTACCAAGGATTCCCACAATTAATAAAATAATACTTACAAGCTGAATTAAAGCGATGTCCATAGGTGATAAATTTTGTTAAATGTACTTATTAATCTGCGAAAGACAAACGGAATTCCTATTTTTGCTGGAATGAATAAAGAACTTGCAGACACTAAAGATTTTCTGGTCAACATAAGTGATTATATTCACTATTTTGTTAGGGCTAACGTCGCGGATAGTTGGGTCTTAATAGTCCAGATCCTGTTGAAATTTATCTTTTTTATAGGGGTTATTTTCGTAGTTGATTTCTTATTTAAGTTATTAATTAACACGGTTTTTAAACTATTTTTCGATAAAGAGAAATACCCGATTTTGAAATCGGTTTATGTTTCGAAAATAACCAACTCTATATCGCATATTAATGCGCTGCTATTCGGTAGCTACGCACTCTTTTCCGTCTTTAGAAGGCATCCACGAAGCCATGAATTTTTAGAAAGAATGATTGGTTTGTTCATTGTTTTAGTTGTGGCTCAAATGCTTCTGCGTGGAGTAACTGCTTTCAGGAATTACTTTGTTATCAAAAAAGATTATTATAAGATTATTGCGCTTAATGCGGTTTCACAGACCATTAATATTTTTGGAATTTTTGTTTGTTCTGTGATTGCGATTAGTGTATTGTTTGGAATCAGCAGCTCTACCATTCTTGGTAGTTTAGGAGCAATTACGGCAGTTTTAGTCTTGGTGTTTAGGGATACCATTCTTGGTTTTGTGACAGGAATCCACGTTGCAACTTCAAAGAATTTAAAAGTGGGTGATTGGATCGGGATTCCCAAGTATAATCTTGAAGGAACGATTGTGGATCTCAATCTTTTAACAACAAAGATTGAGAATTTTGATAAAACCATTTCAACAATTCCGACTTATGATTTTTTAACCACTGAGATTAAAAATCTTCAGGTGATGTCGGAAAGTAACACCCGGCGGATTAAAAGATCGCTTATTTTTAATATTAAATCTTTTAAATTTTTGGATGATGATATGATTGAGCATCTTTCTAAAATTAATTTGATTAAAGAGTATTTGAGCGGGATGAAGTCTGAAATCAGTAAGGAAAGAAATCCTGTGGAAAATGGTGATCTTAAACTCAATGGAAGACAATTAACAAATATCGGGGTTTTCCGAATGTATGCTTTAAACTATCTTAAAACCAATAAACATATTGATCAAAACGGAACTTTGATGGTTCGCCAACTTGAAAATACACCGCATGGGATGCCTTTAGAAATTTATTGTTTTACCAATGACTCGGCATGGGAAAATTATGAAGTGATCATGGCAGATATATTTGATCACCTTCTGGTAGCCTCCAAAGAATTTGATCTGGAAATCATGCAGTTCAATAAAATTTAGAAAAATGACAAAACTTAGCGTAAATATTAATAAAATAGCCACGATCAGAAATGCTCGTGGAGGTGAGCTACCTAGCGTAACGGAAGCTACAATTAAGTTACAGGCATTTGGTGCACAAGGAATAACCATTCACCCAAGGCCAGATCAAAGACATATCACTCGAAAAGATGTTTATGATTTAAAACCTTTAGTTCATACTGAATTTAATATTGAAGGAAATCCCCATCGTCCTTTCATCGATATGGTTTTGGAAATTAAACCAGAGCAGGTAACCTTGGTTCCAGATAGTGATGATGCCATTACATCTAATGCAGGCTGGGATTGTGAGAAGCATTTAGGATTTTTAAAAAATGTGATTTCTGAATTTAAAAATGCAGGTATTAGAACTTCTATTTTTCTTGATCCTGATCCCGGTATGGTGAAATTTGCCAAAGAAACTGGTGCAGATAGGATAGAACTTTATACGGAAGCTTATGCTACTAATTACTCAAAAAATAAAGAAGAAGCGATCAAGCCTTATGTCGAAACTGCATTGGAAGCAGAGAAATATGGCTTGGGAATTAATGCAGGACATGATTTAAGTTTAGATAATTTAAAATATTTTGCAGATCATATTCCTAATTTAGTAGAGGTTTCCATTGGTCATGCGTTAATATCGGAAGCACTTTATATGGGACTGGAAAATACAGTGCAGGCTTATCTTAAAAGATTAGCAAAGTGGTAATTGTTTAAGTGGTTCTAACCACTTGTAAAATGAGTATCAGAGATAATTATATTAATTCAAACTTTAATTTTTTTTAATGGAGATCCTACACTCAAAAATATATGGAGAAGATCAATCCGGAATCCCACTTTTGGTTTTTCACGGCCTTTTTGGAATGCTTGATAATTGGGGCAGTTTCGGAAAAGAAATGGGAGCGTTTTTTCCGTTACATTTAATTGATTTAAGAAATCATGGGAAAAGCTTTCATTCTTCAGAAATGTCGCATGATAACCTGGCTGATGATATTTTAAACTACATGAATGCACATAAACTCCATAAAGTGAATTTGTTAGGACATTCCCTAGGCGGAAAAGCTGTAATGCAGTTTGCGATGAATTATCCGGATAAATTAGAGAAACTCATCGTAGTAGACATCTCACCAAAAGCATATCCTCCTCACCATCAAGGGATTATTAAAGCTTTGGAAAGTGTTGATTTTCAAAATATCACTACAAGACAGGAAGTGGAGGAAGTATTACAACAGTACATTCCTGAAAAATCAGTTATTCAGTTTTTAGCAAAAAACCTATATTGGAACGATGATAAAAAACTGAGTTGGAGGTTCAATCTTTCTACGCTTTCCGCGAAGTATTCAGAATTTGTTTCTAACGCAATAAAATTTGGAGTGTTTGCCGGAAAAACTTTATTTGTTTCAGGAGCGAAATCGAACTACATTTTACCACAGGATGAATATCTGATCAAACAGCAATTTCCTAATGCTTCAATTGTGACCATTAAGAATGCTGGACATTGGGTACAGGCAGAAAATCCTAGCGACTTTAATGAAGTAGTGAAAGATTTTTTAGTGAAATAATTTTTAAAAATTTTATATAGAAATCTAGCTTTTCGAAGTTCATTTTATCAATCTTACCTTAGAAAATATGGTTTTAGTCACAGGTGCAACTGGAATTCTCGGTAGAGTTATTGTTTTAGAATTGCTGAAGCAAGGAAAAGAAGTGCGTGTAACAAAGAGACCATCAAGTGACATACAGGAGGTTCTGAAATCATATCGTTTCTATACCGATCAACCAGAAATGTTTTTCAATAAGATAAATTGGGTTGATGTGGATTTTGAAGATAGTGATTCAATCGATGCCGCGCTCCGTCAAGTTACAGAGGTCTACCATTGTGCAGCTCATGTAAGTTTTCATCCAGATGATCGACGTTCGATGTATCATACCAATATTGAAGGAACCCGCCAGCTCTTATTCTCCTCTCAAAATTCCGCTGTTCAAAAGTTTTGCTTTATAAGTTCTACCGCGGTTTTAGATGGTATGAATGAAAAAGGTGAAATTTCCGAAGATTCAGATTATAATTCGAAAGTTAATCATTCCCCTTATGCAAGATCGAAACATTTTGCTGAAATGGAAGTTTGGCGAGCCTCAGCGGAAGGATTAAATACTATCATCCTCAATCCAGGTGTTATCATTGGGAGTGGAAATTGGTATTCCAGCAGTGGAGAAATATTTCATGCATTTTCCAAATATCCTTATGCGATGAGTGGGAGCACCGCCTATGTTGATGTAAGAGACGTGGGCAAAATTGCGATCTCTTTAATGGAGAAAAATCGGTTTGGAGAAAGATATGTACTAATTTCAGAATCAAAGAAAATTTTAGAAGTTGCTAATTTCGTTCGTGGGAAACTGGGAAAATCAAAAGCGAAAGTGATATCAAAAAATTTTTTGACTATTGGTTACGGGTTACATATTTTATTTGGTTGGCTTATTCCACCATTGAGAATGCTGAACAAAGTCAATTTAGAAACAGTAACTTCCCATCCAGTTATTTCGAATCAAAAAATAAGACAAGAACTAGACTATCAATTTATACCTGTTTTTGAAAGTCTTGATTTTCATCTAAAGAATTATATCTCAGATCACAATAAACTATGAATATTGCAGAGTTCCTAAATACAAATACAGCTAAATTTCCGAGTAAACCCGCTATAGGTTTTAAGAAGAAAGAAAAATGGACCGAAATTTCCTGGTCTGATTTTCGAAGATCGGTTTTCAAGACCGCAAATGCATTGCGTGATGCTGGGATCAATGAGCATGATAAAGTAGCGATTTATTCTGATAATTCTGCAGAATGGATCGTAATGGATTTAGCTATTTTGTCTTTAGGCGCAGTTACTGTTCCTATTTATTCTACCAATAATGAAGAACAAGCCGAGTATATTCTGAATGAATCTGAATGTAAAATCATCTTGGTTGGAAACCAAGAGCAATATGATGCAGCTTTTGAGATTCTAAACAGAAATCAAATTTTACAAAAGGTTCTCGTTGCAAAAAAATCAATTTGGATCAAGAAAGAGAATAGTGCCTACCTGGAAGATTTTATAAAAAAATCAAACGAAGATTTACAAATCGTTGAGAAAAGGGACAGCGATCTGGCTACAATTATCTATACTTCTGGAACAACGGGAGTTCCAAAAGGAGTGATGTTAAGTCATGGAAATTTCCATAAATCCGTAGAAGCTCACTTTAATTTCTTCAAATTTAAGAACTTTGAACAGGAAACTTCGATGGCTTTCTTACCACTAACTCATATTTTCGAGCGAAGTTGGACTTTACTGGCTTTATATGGTGGAGCAAAAGTGTATTTTCTTGAGAATACAAAATTGATCGCCAGTGCTTTAGCAGAAGTGAAACCTACGGTTATGTGCGCAGTGCCTAGATTTTATCAGAAAATTTATGCTGGTGTTCATGAGATGGCAAATAACAGTTCAGCTTCTAAAAAGAAAATCTTTAATTGGGCTATTAAAACGGGAACCGAAGTTGCGGAATTACGAAGATTAAATAAAAATATTCCTTCGTCCTTAAATTTAAAAAATAAAATTGCCAACCTTATGGTCTTTAACAAGATCAAGAAAAAAATGGGTGGTAAACTTTGGTTTATGCCTTGTGGTGGAGCTTCTGTTTCTGCAGAAGTTACTCAGTTTTTTGAAGCATTGGGTATTCATATCACTGTAGGTTATGGATTGACAGAAACTACTGCGACCTTAACTGCTTTTCCTTTTCATCATTTCGTACATGGTTCAGCTGGAATTCCGTTTGGTGACACTGAAATAAAGATTGGTGAGAACGATGAAATTTTAGCCAAAGGAAGTGGTATTATGAAAGGTTATTATAAGAAACCTTCTGAAACTGCTGAAGTATTCACTGCTGATGGTTGGTTTAGGACGGGAGATGCCGGAAAATTCGACGAAGCTGGAAACTTAGTAATTACCGATCGGATTAAGGATTTGATGAAAACTTCCAATGGGAAATATATCACACCACAACCCATTGAAAATCTGCTTTCTAATAATAATTTTATCAATCAAGTGATGATTATTGCAGAAGGGAAACCTTATGTCACCGCTTTAATAATTCCTAATTTTGAAGCTTTGCAGGAACAACTTGAGAAAAAAAATATTCCGTTTACATCATGGGAAGAAATAGTGGAAACAGATAGTGTTAAAGAATTTTATAGGGAAAAAATAGATGAGATCCAAAAAGGTCTTTCTGGTTTCGAAAAAGTGAAAAAGTTTACCATAATGCCTGCTGAATTTGAAATTAACAGTGGTGAGATCACTCCGACTTTGAAAGTGAAGAGAAACGTAGTATTAAAGAAATACGCGGATGTTGTAGATAAAATGTATAATTCTTAGATCTACTTTATTATATAAATGAGTCTTTGTAAAAGTTAAATAAGAAATTAAAATGAACGAATTTTCTGGCAGCACCAACTTCGAAATTTCTGATCAAAAAGTGACAGATAGTTGTCCTTCCAATATCGCATTAATAAAATATTGGGGAAAGTACGAAAATCAAATTCCTGCAAATCCCAGTATTAGTTATACTTTAAACCTATGTAAAACGAATACTGAAATGGCGTTTTTTGCTGGAGAGGAATTTTCAGTAATGACTTTTTTAGGTGGAAACGAAGAATTGAAATTCGCCGAGAAAATAGAAAAATACTTTAAAAATATTCGGGAATATTTACCTTGGATTTTACAAGGAAGATACCTCATTACAACTGAAAATACTTTTCCCCACAGTTCAGGTATCGCAAGTTCTGCATCGGGTTTTGGTGCCATTGCAAAGTGTTTAATGCAGTTAGATCAAACTTTTAGTGGAAGTTCTAATGAAGAAGAAGCTTTGAAAAAAGCAAGCTTCCTTGCGCGATTAGGAAGTGGAAGTGCCTGTCGTAGTTTGTATGACGGTTTGGTGGTTTGGGGTGAAACAAAAGAAGTTTTGGCAAGTTCTGATTTGTTTGCTATTCGATATCCAAATGATGAAATTCATCCAATATTTAAAAATTTTAACGATTGGGTTCTGCTTATCCACGAAGGTGAAAAGTCAGTGAGCTCAACTGTCGGACATGGTTTGATGAACACCAACCCTTATGCGCAAAGGCGATTTCAGGAAGCACATGAAAATTTCTTAACGCTGAAAACAATCTTGAAAGATGGAGATAT comes from the Chryseobacterium sp. SNU WT5 genome and includes:
- a CDS encoding alpha/beta fold hydrolase — translated: MEILHSKIYGEDQSGIPLLVFHGLFGMLDNWGSFGKEMGAFFPLHLIDLRNHGKSFHSSEMSHDNLADDILNYMNAHKLHKVNLLGHSLGGKAVMQFAMNYPDKLEKLIVVDISPKAYPPHHQGIIKALESVDFQNITTRQEVEEVLQQYIPEKSVIQFLAKNLYWNDDKKLSWRFNLSTLSAKYSEFVSNAIKFGVFAGKTLFVSGAKSNYILPQDEYLIKQQFPNASIVTIKNAGHWVQAENPSDFNEVVKDFLVK
- a CDS encoding DUF456 domain-containing protein, giving the protein MDIALIQLVSIILLIVGILGTFLPVLPGLLLSLAGLLIYKFGTDAPISMVYIWIFVVLTILSAILNYVIPARTNRKYGGTRWGSIGSIVGTLAGMFFIPLPFGFLIGMFLGVFIGELLHDATDKKKAWNSTKGAMIGFLYGTGFNFIVGVAMFLVVIIDIIKH
- a CDS encoding diphosphomevalonate/mevalonate 3,5-bisphosphate decarboxylase family protein, whose translation is MNEFSGSTNFEISDQKVTDSCPSNIALIKYWGKYENQIPANPSISYTLNLCKTNTEMAFFAGEEFSVMTFLGGNEELKFAEKIEKYFKNIREYLPWILQGRYLITTENTFPHSSGIASSASGFGAIAKCLMQLDQTFSGSSNEEEALKKASFLARLGSGSACRSLYDGLVVWGETKEVLASSDLFAIRYPNDEIHPIFKNFNDWVLLIHEGEKSVSSTVGHGLMNTNPYAQRRFQEAHENFLTLKTILKDGDMDAFIKLVEHEALTLHAMMMMSDPAFILMKTGTLAVIDKIWDFRKETDLPLFFTLDAGANVHLLFPANKDEEQIKEFIIKELIQHTQNNGVVKDVMRF
- a CDS encoding AMP-dependent synthetase/ligase, producing the protein MNIAEFLNTNTAKFPSKPAIGFKKKEKWTEISWSDFRRSVFKTANALRDAGINEHDKVAIYSDNSAEWIVMDLAILSLGAVTVPIYSTNNEEQAEYILNESECKIILVGNQEQYDAAFEILNRNQILQKVLVAKKSIWIKKENSAYLEDFIKKSNEDLQIVEKRDSDLATIIYTSGTTGVPKGVMLSHGNFHKSVEAHFNFFKFKNFEQETSMAFLPLTHIFERSWTLLALYGGAKVYFLENTKLIASALAEVKPTVMCAVPRFYQKIYAGVHEMANNSSASKKKIFNWAIKTGTEVAELRRLNKNIPSSLNLKNKIANLMVFNKIKKKMGGKLWFMPCGGASVSAEVTQFFEALGIHITVGYGLTETTATLTAFPFHHFVHGSAGIPFGDTEIKIGENDEILAKGSGIMKGYYKKPSETAEVFTADGWFRTGDAGKFDEAGNLVITDRIKDLMKTSNGKYITPQPIENLLSNNNFINQVMIIAEGKPYVTALIIPNFEALQEQLEKKNIPFTSWEEIVETDSVKEFYREKIDEIQKGLSGFEKVKKFTIMPAEFEINSGEITPTLKVKRNVVLKKYADVVDKMYNS
- a CDS encoding uracil-DNA glycosylase, which produces MTWTEILEPIKNTDYFLNLWQKVELEYSTEKCFPPKDQIFRALELTDFDNVNVVFIGQDPYHNDGQANGLCFSVSENVTAPPSLKNIFKELYDDLGIHRTKKELDDWANQGILLLNATLTVRAHLPNSHKDLGWSKFTDFIIREISEKRENVIFVLWGAFAQKKEELIDSSKHFIVKSAHPSPFSVYRGFYGSKPFSQINDYLKKNNQKPISW
- a CDS encoding GNAT family N-acetyltransferase, giving the protein MITEHDAAEIFKIRSDQEINRFLHRIPPKDSFDGLEFILNIKKKSANNEIVFLGITYQNDPQLLGTICLWKFSNTRDRAELGYELLPANHGNGIMSEAANFFLNYGFNELNLKTIDAFSNKDNFNSIKLLQKLKFILNENRHDEKFPENLIFELNNHDISTLT
- a CDS encoding NAD-dependent epimerase/dehydratase family protein — protein: MVLVTGATGILGRVIVLELLKQGKEVRVTKRPSSDIQEVLKSYRFYTDQPEMFFNKINWVDVDFEDSDSIDAALRQVTEVYHCAAHVSFHPDDRRSMYHTNIEGTRQLLFSSQNSAVQKFCFISSTAVLDGMNEKGEISEDSDYNSKVNHSPYARSKHFAEMEVWRASAEGLNTIILNPGVIIGSGNWYSSSGEIFHAFSKYPYAMSGSTAYVDVRDVGKIAISLMEKNRFGERYVLISESKKILEVANFVRGKLGKSKAKVISKNFLTIGYGLHILFGWLIPPLRMLNKVNLETVTSHPVISNQKIRQELDYQFIPVFESLDFHLKNYISDHNKL
- a CDS encoding mechanosensitive ion channel family protein translates to MNKELADTKDFLVNISDYIHYFVRANVADSWVLIVQILLKFIFFIGVIFVVDFLFKLLINTVFKLFFDKEKYPILKSVYVSKITNSISHINALLFGSYALFSVFRRHPRSHEFLERMIGLFIVLVVAQMLLRGVTAFRNYFVIKKDYYKIIALNAVSQTINIFGIFVCSVIAISVLFGISSSTILGSLGAITAVLVLVFRDTILGFVTGIHVATSKNLKVGDWIGIPKYNLEGTIVDLNLLTTKIENFDKTISTIPTYDFLTTEIKNLQVMSESNTRRIKRSLIFNIKSFKFLDDDMIEHLSKINLIKEYLSGMKSEISKERNPVENGDLKLNGRQLTNIGVFRMYALNYLKTNKHIDQNGTLMVRQLENTPHGMPLEIYCFTNDSAWENYEVIMADIFDHLLVASKEFDLEIMQFNKI
- a CDS encoding pyridoxine 5'-phosphate synthase; translation: MTKLSVNINKIATIRNARGGELPSVTEATIKLQAFGAQGITIHPRPDQRHITRKDVYDLKPLVHTEFNIEGNPHRPFIDMVLEIKPEQVTLVPDSDDAITSNAGWDCEKHLGFLKNVISEFKNAGIRTSIFLDPDPGMVKFAKETGADRIELYTEAYATNYSKNKEEAIKPYVETALEAEKYGLGINAGHDLSLDNLKYFADHIPNLVEVSIGHALISEALYMGLENTVQAYLKRLAKW